Within the Butyrivibrio sp. AE3004 genome, the region CATGGCCACAACCCCAAGCCTGTCCCCTCTTGTTCCCGCATATCTCGTATAATTTGCGGTCTCCGGTGCACGCCTTGCAGACTGAATAATATTCATCTCATACTGCACCATCTCAAGTGAGCTCTGTAGAAGAATCTGGTTCTGATCGTTTACACGCTGTACATTCTTTGATACATCTTTTAATTTGTCTCTCTGTATTGCAAGGCTCCGCTGCTCATTCGGTCTTGAATCAAGCATCCTTACAAGATCCGTCAGCTTAAGGTCATTCCCCTTTTCACCTATCACATCAGCAATGCTCGCCATTACAGCTTCACGTTCCTTATCGACTGCTGAGATAAGGGATACAACCGCCTGCTCGTCCTCTGTTATCTTCGCCAGCGTCCGCAGGTCTCTCTCCACAATAACGGGAGTCTTTTTCCCGGACAGTTCCAGAAGTCTTTCATATAAAGCGCATTCTCTGTCGAGAACATCAACAAGATTCTGTAATAAGCTTGCCATGTTTTTGTCCTCCTTTTGTGATAGTTCTGTCGGATTGCTGAAAGTAATATATTCCGTTCTCGCCGATGCTCATCCATAGCGGAGCGTTTTTTATCTATTAAGCTTACGGAATAAATTTTTATAAGATAAAAAAGAGCATAGTTATAGAGCCTGCCTAACGTCCATCGGAGCTTAAACCGTTTGATTAAGCCGGCTCTAATAGTTTCTATCAGTATTCACAATATTACTTAAAGGGATTCACTCAGTTTAGCGAGGAGCTTATCTGCAAAAGCGTCTCCGCTAACGTCGTACGTTCCGTTCTTAATTGCACTCTTAATAGGTGCCGTAACGTCCTCCCTGACATCCGGAGCCTCTTTCACAGCCTGCTTAGCAATCTGAATATCTTTTCCGATAGAAGAAATATTCAGTGAATCAGAAACACTTGCGGTCTTCTGAGTCTTTGCTGTCTTATTCACTTTGTTAGTGCCATAAATCTGCTGAATCTGGCTGTAAGCTTCTATACGCATATCGTTTCCTCCTTCCTTGGAGAATTTCTTTAGTTCTACTACATTTATCGGCGTATTCTTTTTTTACTTTAGAGGTTTTGTAAAAAAATATCAATTATTTTCTTGCTATCCTCTAAGTTCTTCCCCTGATGTCTTTATCTTGTAGACCACCATCACTAAATACCCTATATTGTAGCTTCACTTATGAAACCCCAAGGTATTGTGTCATTTGTTCCCCACCGATAATAATATCGGTCAGTGCTTAGAAAAACTTAACCCCTATTTCAAAAAAAAATTTATTTTTTTTTTATATTTTCACATGGCACT harbors:
- the flgM gene encoding flagellar biosynthesis anti-sigma factor FlgM — translated: MRIEAYSQIQQIYGTNKVNKTAKTQKTASVSDSLNISSIGKDIQIAKQAVKEAPDVREDVTAPIKSAIKNGTYDVSGDAFADKLLAKLSESL
- a CDS encoding flagellar protein FlgN; translated protein: MASLLQNLVDVLDRECALYERLLELSGKKTPVIVERDLRTLAKITEDEQAVVSLISAVDKEREAVMASIADVIGEKGNDLKLTDLVRMLDSRPNEQRSLAIQRDKLKDVSKNVQRVNDQNQILLQSSLEMVQYEMNIIQSARRAPETANYTRYAGTRGDRLGVVAMGRFDAKQ